The DNA window GCGGAATGCGACCGGCAATGTCGCCTGGGAGTCGGCAGTCGGCGCTTGGTTACTGGCCGCCCTGGCCGTCAGTCTGCCGGGCCTCGTCTATCTGTTGAGCTGAGCAGGGCCGCACCATGGATGGCCTCGTCAGGAGGCGGTGAGGCCTCCTGATGGAGCCTTGACCATTGCGGGCCGTTCCGGAATCGGGGACAAAGCGGCAGACCGCAAAGGCGCTTTTCCCATGCTGCACATCGAGCCTGTCACCCTTTCCACCGACCTTTTGACCCTGCGTCCTTTGAGCCTCACCGATGTGCCCGCTCTGGGCATGGCCGCCGCTGACGGCGAACTCTGGGACAAGAAAACCACGACGGTGCCCCGGCCCGAGGGCTTCGACGCTTACGTGCAGAAGGCCCTCGAGCTTCAGGCGGCTGGTCTTGCCCTGCCATTCGCGACGGTGGTGAACGATGGCACCCGGCTTGTCGGCTCGACACGCTACATGAACATCGATGCGGCCAATCACCGGGTCGAGATCGGCACCACTTGGATCGCCCGGTCCTGGCAGCGGACCTTTGTCAACACGCACGCGAAGTTCCTCATGCTGCGGCATGCCTTCGAGGTTCTGGACTGTCTCGCGGTCGAGATCCGCACCCATGCCCGAAACGATCAGTCCCGCGCCGCCATCGAACGTCTCGGCGCCAGGCTCGACGGGATCCTGCGGCAGCACATGATCATGCCCGATGGGCATATCCGCGATACAGCGGTCTACAGTATTGTCCGGGACGAGTGGCCTGCGGTGAAGGCGGGCCTCGAAAGGAAGATGGCCTCGGCCTGACCGTCAGATGAAGCCGTGTTCCCGCAGCAGCCTGGTCGAGGCCGCTGCATTCCGATGGTGGATGAAGATGCCGCCTGCTCCTTCCCAGAGATGGCGATACTTCTCCCGGTCATCGACCAGCGCGTCGCCAGGATGGCAATGTTCGCGCTTCAGGGCGGCCGTGGTGGTGATCACCTTGGTTCCGGGAAAGAATCTCTCGGCCCAGCGTCGCTTCTGCGGCTCGGCCCAGTTCCCACGTGGTAAGCCGGTCAGGATCACCGGGTCGAGGTGACGGACCGCGTCGAACAGCTCCATGGCGTCGGGAAGAGGCTCAAGGGTGTTGAAGAAGTCCGGTGTTGCGGCAAGGCCCGACCAGAAGCGCTTCAGGCCGAACCGGCGTTCGTATTCGGCCGGAGGCATGCCGAACACCCGGGCGGCACCCTCGTCGAAATCGGCCAGCACGCCGTCACAGTCCAGGAACACCGTCGGCACGCGGCCAATCTCCCCATCTTTCCACCTCAAACCGCCTGTCACTACGCATTGTTCCCGCCTCGCGCCGGAGCTTGGCCGCCTGAGGAACGCCGCCCGGTGGATCACGTTGGTCTCCGACAGGGTCCACATTATGAGTTGAAGCATGAGCAGCAATGTTCGCGACAATGCCGACCGCCGTCGGTTCGAACTGGAGCAGAATGGACATATCGCGTTCGCCAATTACGAGCGGCGCGGGTCCGATCTCGTGATCCGCCATGTGGAGGCCGCCGTTCCGCTGCGGGGCACCGGTGCCGCCGGCGAACTCATGCGGGGGGTCGCCGAGATCGCCCGCTCCGAGGGACGGACGATCACGCCGCTCTGCGGTTACGCCTGGGCTTGGATCCGGCGGCACAAGGAATACGCCGACCTGCTGAATTGAGCCGGATCCTCCCTGTTCGGTGGGTGTGCCCATTCGCCGTACTGCGATCTGCGTCAAAATAGACTAAACAGCGGCACCTCCAAAAAACTTCCTATCGCGCTATGGGGGCGCCGCCTGTGACGAACGTGATCGAAAAAGCCAGAAGGGTTCTGGCGAATAAAAGCGTGGCCGTTTTTGCCGCTGTCCTGGCCCTGGTCATTGCGGCCGCCGTGTTCATCGGTCCCCGCCTGCTGGCTGAGCCGCCTGTCGAGATCTCCTATTCCGAGTTCACCCGGGACCTGGCTGCCAAGAAGGTCCAGAAGGTTCTGATCGAGAGCGGCGGGCTCTCCGTCTCGACGAGCGACAGGAATGTCTTTGTGCGCATGCCCAACGGCCTCGTGAGCGCCGATTATATCGAGCGGGTCACGGCTTCCGGCGCCGAGGTCGATTTCAAGAAGCCCGGCTTCGATGCGGCTCATCTGGCGAGCATCCTCGTGCCGCTGGTTCTCGTCGCGGCCGTGCTGGTGATGCTGGCGATCCAGACCGATTTCAAGCCGACTTCGCGCTGGCCCCGCGTGATCCGGAGCCTGCCCAATCGCTTCGACGACGTCGCGGGTCAGGAAGAGGCCAAGGCCGAATTGCAGGAGGTGATCGCATTCCTGCGCGATTCGGAGGCTTTCACGAAGGTGGGGGCCCGCATCCCCCGCGGTCTGCTGATGGTCGGTCCGCCCGGAACGGGCAAGACCCTGATTGCCAAGGCCCTGGCGGGCGAAGCCGGCGTGTCGTTCATGGCCGTCTCGGGCAGCGACTTCTCCGCACCCCTGATCGGCATTGCCAAGAGCCGCGTCGCCAAGCTGTTCGAGCAGGCGCGCAAGAAGGCCCCCTGCCTGATCTTCATCGACGAGATCGACGCCATCGGGCGCAAGCGCGGCGGCGGCGGATCAGCGGCCGACAGGGAATTCGAGTCGACCCTGAACCAGCTTCTGGTGGAGATGGACGGCTTCAACACCACGGCCGGCGTGATCGTCATCGGGGCGACGAACCGCGTCGACGTGCTCGACCCGGCGCTCCTGCGTCCCGGCCGCTTCGACCGTCAGGTCCATATCGGACTTCCCGATATCGGCGGCCGCGAGGCGATCCTCAACGTTCATGCCCGCAACGTGAAGCTCGCCGAGGGTGTGAGCCTCGCATCGATCGCCAAGGGCACCCCGGGCTTCTCAGGCGCCGACCTCGGCAACCTCCTCAACGAGGCGGCGATCTTCGCGGCCCGCGAGGGCGTCGAGGAGGTCACTCGGGATCACCTAGAAGCGGCTCGCAACAAGATCATCATGGGGCTTGAGCGCCGCTCCCTCGTGATCTCGGACGAGGAGCGCAGGCTGGTGGCCGTCCACGAGGCTGGCCACGCCCTCTGCGCCTGCCTGCTGCCGGCCTCCGACAAGGTTCACAGCGCCACCATCATCCCGCACGGCCAGGCGCTTGGGCTCGTGATGCGGCTGCCCGATCATGATCGATTCTGCATTCCGGTGGAGAAGCTCGAGGCGGATCTCATCGTCGCCATGGGCGGCCGCGCGGCCGAGGAGATCGTGTTCGGGGCCAAGAGAGTCACGACGGGAGCCGCCAGCGACATTGCTCACGCCACGAACATCGTGACCAAGATGGTCACCGAGTGGGGCATGAGCCCGGCGATCGGGATGGTCCGAGTCGCCCGCTCGGGAGATAGCCTTCCCCGCGAGGTCGAGCAGGAAATCCGCCGCATCATCGATGAGATGTACGCCGCCGCGAAGACCTGCATCGAGGACAACCGCGATGCGCTCGACGCCCTGACCCAGGCCCTTCTGGAGCACGAGACGATCGAAGGCGACGAGGTCCGTGAGATCGTCGCGAAGCTGGAGACGAGACTGGCCGCCTGACCAGGCGACCGTTCTCACCTGCCATTCATCCCGAGATGCGGGCGAGGTCCTGCTTCATCGCGCCGTCCTCCTGGAGGGGCGCATGGATCGTGCAGACGACCCCGGTCGGCGCGAAGGTGATGGCGACATCCCCGTGCAGCTCCTGGGCAAGGCTGCGCTCGATCAACCGGGTGCCGAACCCGCGTCGGCTCGGTTCGACGACGCGGGGGCCGTCCGTTTCCCTCCAGGTCAGCTCCAGCCTCGTCCCATCGGCCTGCTCCCGCAGCGACCAGGTGATCGCGACGCGTCCCGTCGAATCGGACAGGGCGCCGTATTTGACCGCGTTGGTGCCGAGTTCCTGGAGCGCCATGGCGACCGCGAGGGCGATCCGGGGCGGCAGGCGCACGTCCCGCCCATGCAGATCGAACCGGCCGTGCCCATCGGCCTGAAACGGCGCGATGGCTTCCTGGACGACCTCGCGCAGGTAGGCTCCGTCCCAGTTCTCGCGGGTCAGTACGTCATGAGCACGGGAGAGGGCAAACAAGCGTCCCTCGACCGCATCGCGGGCTTCGCTCGCGGTCTCCGCGTTGCGCAGGCTCTGCGACGCGATGGACTGCACGGTCGCCAGGGTATTCTTCACGCGATGATTGAGTTCGTTGATGAGAAGTTGCTGGTGCTCCTCGGCCCGCTTCATCTCCGTGACGTCGAGCGCGACGCCCAAGGTCCTCGCCGGTAGACCGTCCTTGAAGTCCTGCATCTCGGCCCGGAGCAGCAGCCAGTGCAGGGAGCCGTCGGGCCAGGTGATCCGAAGCTCCGTTTCCATATGTCTGTCCCCACGGGCCATGGCCTCCCGGGCGATGGCTCGAAGGCGTTCCCGTTCGCCCGGGCAGTAGTGCGCTCTGAGCTCCTCGGTCGTCAGGACGGCGTCCGACGGAAGGCCGAAGAGTCGCTTGAGCTCCGGTGACGCTGTCACCGAATCCGTTGCGGTTTCCACCTCCCAGACGGCCATTCGCCCCGCGTCGATGGCGAGGCGCAGACGAGCCTCGCTTTCGGCCAGAGCCGCCTGTGAGCGCTTCATCTCGGAGAGGTCGGCGGCCAGCACATAAAAGCCGATGACCCGGCCATCTTCGTCAAAGTCGGGGATGTAGTCGGACTTGACGTAGCGCATGCCCGTGCGAAAGGGCGCCCACCACTCGTGACCCGTCCGCTCCCCGGCGAGGGCTGCCTCGATATAGGGCCTCGTCCGCTCATAAGCCGGGGTTCCTACGGCTTCCCACAGGTGGAGGCCATACAGGCTCTCCGGCGTGCGCCCGATCCAGATCTCGTACGCCCGGTTGTTGAAGCGGTAGCGCTGATCGGCGTCGACATAGGCCACCAGGGCGGGAAGATGATCGGCGATCTGCCGGAGCTTCTGCTCGCTGACATGAGGCGGCCATTCGGTGCTCTCGGTGGAGCGGCCATGTGCCGAATCAGAGCGGGCGCCGACCGACGACCTGCTGGTCTGCAGCTGCGCCCGCAACTCGCGGTTCTCGCGCTCCAGTTCCGCCAGCCTGTGCAGCAGAGCGTCCCGGTCCATGGGCTCGACTGTTATCATCTACTGTTCTTGGCCCATTTTTCGCATGAACCCCATGCTACTCATGGTCTAGGTCGGAAGATAGAAAGACAACGGGAAAAAACCCGGGGCTTCGGGGATCGTTCCCCGAAACGCGTCCTGGATGCAGCGCCGATTATTGAATATGGTGCCCGCCCATAAGGGGGCTCCCACATGAAACATATCATTCGCGTCGCCGCCGTCGTCGGTCTTGGGCTGCTCGCCACGGCCTGCGACAAGTGCGGCAACTGGAATATGAACACGCCGCAGTTCTGTCACGCCGACAAGCCGCAGTCCTGACCTGCCGACTGATCCTGATCGGGAAAGATCCTTGAAGCTCGTTCTCTTCGATGTCGACGGCACGCTGGTCGACAGCCAGGACATCATCGTCGCGGCGCAGCGCATGGCGTTCGCGGCCCATGGGCTGGAGCCGCCGAGCCGGGAACGCTCACTCTCCATCGTAGGGCTGTCCCTCGCGGAGGCGTTTACGGTTCTGGTCGGATCCAAGGGGCCTGTCGATGGGCTCGTCGCGGCCTACAAGGACGCTTTTCTCACCCTGCGCCAAGATCCGGCAAATGCGGAGCCGATCTTCCCCGGCGTCGACCATTGCCTTGAATGGCTCCGACGTCGGGGCGACGTGCTGCTCGGGATAGCCACCGGAAAATCCCGGCGTGGCGTTGCTCATCTGCTCACCCGCCAGGGATGGCAAGACGTCTTCTCGGTGATCCAGACCGCCGACGATGCCCCCTCCAAGCCTCATCCGGGCATGATCCTGCAGGCGACGCGGGAGGTTGGGGCCGAGCCCCACGACACGGTCATGGTCGGTGATTCCAGCTTCGACATGGCCATGGCTCGTGCGGCGGGCGTCCTGCCGGTGGGCGTATCCTGGGGATTTCAGACCGTGGCCGCTCTGACCGAGGCGGGAGCGGGACCCATCGTCCATTCCTTTCAGGAACTCGAGACGGCTCTGCAGGAATTCCTGGACGCTCCCTCGCCGATTTCCGCCTGAACCCCATCTTATGCCCATGACAGATCCACGCGACTGGTTCCCGTCGGAAGAGGAACCCAACCCCATGCGGGCTGCCCAGGCCGGCATGAAGCCCACCCTGCCGAAGCGCTTCTACAAGGAGGCCGGCGTCGAGGAGCGGGACGGCCTGTTCCATCTGACCCTCGACGGGCGTACGGCCAAGACGCCGAGCAAGCAGGCCCTGGCCGTGCCGACCCGCGAGCTGGCCGAAGCAATCGCCGCGGAATGGCAGGGGCAGGGGGACGAGATCGATCCCTCCACCATGCCCATTACCCGCATCGTCAATTCCGCGATCGACGGGGTAGCGCCCCGGCACACCGAGGTCGTGGAGGATCTCGTGCGCTATGCCGGGTCGGACCTGGTCTATTACCGCGCCGGCGAGCCCGAACGTCTTGCCAATGCGCAGGACGAGGCCTGGAGCCCGGTTCTCGACTGGGCCCGGGACGCCCACGGCGCCCGTTTCACCTTGGGCGAGGGCGTCATGCATGTGGCTCAGCCGGACGAGGCTGTCACGGCGATTCGTGGCGCTGTCGAGCAGATCCGGTCGCCGTTCGCGCTCGCCGCCCTGCATGTGATGACGACTCTCTCCGGGTCGGTGCTGATTGCTCTCGCCCACGCGGCGCGTCAGCTGGACCTTGATCAGGCCTGGGCCGCCGCGCATGTGGACGAGCTCTATCAGGAGAGCATCTGGGGCGAGGATTACGAGGCGATGGAACGCCGCCGGCGACGCGAGGCCGATTTCAGGGCCGCTTCCACGGTCTACCGGCTCGCGACGCCGTCATAGCGCATTCCGTGGAAAAGTGGATCCGGTTTTCGCTGACGCGGCCCTTCGGGTCCACGGTGAACGATGCGCCGGCCAAGAGAGGGAGCATCGGATCCGATCCCAAAAGTGGGTCCACGTTTGGGTCCGATGCTTGTCTTATGATTTTCGCGTCCTGATCGAGCAAGATGAGGACACCGCCAGCGGGTCGCGAGCTCGCTGGCGGTGGGAGGGGACGGGTCGTTCCGACGCAGACCGGAGCGGGTCGAGCTAGAGTCAGACCGCCCCTCTCTTTTCCTCGTGGCCTGAACGGATACCCGGGCGTGATGGCCCGCATGACAAGCCAAGGACGCGGAAAAGATGGATCATCCTATACCACAGACCGCCGGCATCGACATTGCCAAAGATCAGCTCGATGTCTGTCTCTGCCCCGACGGGGCCACGCGCCACTTCCCCAACGACGCCAAAGGCCATCGCGCCCTCATCGCTTGGCTGGCCGCGTACGCCATTCAGCGCGTGGTCTTCGAGCCGACCGGCGCCTATCACCGCGGGCTGGAGCGCAGTCTTGCCAGTGCCGGCCTGCCGCTGGCGAAGATCAATCCCCGCCACGCCCGCCGCTTCGCGGAAGCCCTGGGACAGCTCGCCAAAACCGATCGGCTCGATGCGGCCCTGCTGGCGCGTTTTGGAGCCCTGCTCGAGCCTCCCACCCGGCCCGTGCTCAGTCCCACTCTGGATGCCATGAAGGAGCTGGTGGTGGCGCGGCAGGCGCTGATCAAGGACCGCACGGCCGCTCTCAACCGGCAGAAGGTGGTCCGCTCTCCCTTGTTGCGACGTCAGCTCGACCAGCGGCTGCGCCAGATAGTCCGCCACTTGGCTGCGGTCGACGCCCAACTTCTCAGCCTGTGTCAGGCGGATGCGGATCTCGCCCCGCGTCTGGCCATCCTCATGAGCATTCCCGGCATTGCTCAAGCCACGGCCGTGAGCCTGCTCGTCGAGATGCCTGAACTCGGCAGCCTCGATCAGAGCCAGGTGGCCAGCCTCGCCGGCTTGGCTCCGGTGGCGCGCGACAGCGGAACCTCGCGCGGTCGCCGCACGATCCGGGGCGGCCGCGCCCATCTGCGTCAGGCGCTGTACATGCCAGCGCTGGTGGCGGCCCGCTTCAATCCGGATCTGAAGGCCAAGTACCAGGCCCTGCTCGCGGCGGGCAAGCCGGCCAAGGTCGCCCTGACGGCCATCATGCGCAAGCTCATCATCCTGGCCAATGCGCTCTTGCGAGATCAGCGAAACTGGTCCCCAAAACCCGCTTGATCAATACGGATACTCTAGCGCGCCGAATCTCCGGGGCAATCCTGTGAAATGGCGCCGGGCCCACGCCGATAGTGGGATTTTGACCTCCGCACGGCTGTGCTAAGCGGGAAGGAACTTTCCCCCGGCATCCAGGGATTTGCGATGAAAGACATGCTTGAACGGCTTGAGGAGCGGCGTGCACAGGCTCGCCTGGGCGGCGGCGCAAAGCGCATCGAGGCGCAGCACGGCCGGGGCAAGCTGACCGCCCGCGAGCGCATCGAGCTGTTGCTCGACAAGGGCTCTTTCGAGGAGTTCGACATGTTCGTCGAGCATCGCTCCACGGATTTCGGCATGGAGAACGTGAAGATCCCGGGCGACGGCGTCGTGACCGGCTGGGGAACCGTGAACGGCCGTACCATCTTTGTCTTCGCCAAGGATTTCACCGTCTTCGGTGGGTCTCTCTCGGAGGCCCATGCCCAGAAGATCATCAAAATTCAGGATATGGCGCTCAAGATGCGCGCGCCCATCGTGGGCCTGTTCGATGCGGGCGGCGCCCGCATCCAGGAAGGCGTGGCGGCCCTCGGCGGCTACGGCGAGGTGTTCAAGCGCAACGTGATCGCCTCGGGGGTCATTCCCCAGATCTCGGTCATCATGGGGCCCTGCGCGGGCGGTGACGTTTATTCGCCCGCCATGACCGACTTCATTTTCATGGTGCGCGACCGCTCCTACATGTTCGTCACGGGCCCCGACGTGGTGAAGACCGTCACCAACGAGACCGTGACCTCGGAGGAGCTCGGCGGCGCCAAGGTGCACACCACCAAGTCGTCGGTGGCGGACGGCGCCTACGACAACGACGTCGAGGCGCTGCTGCAGGTGCGCCGCCTCATCGATTTCCTGCCTGCCAACAACCAGGACGGCGTGCCGGAGATTCCGAGCTTCGACGACCCGAACCGCACCGATGACAGCCTCGACACCCTGATCCCGGACAACCCGAACAAGCCCTATGACATGAAGGAGCTGATCCTGAAGGTCGTGGACGAGGGCGACTTCTTCGAGATCCAGGAATCCTTCGCCCGGAACATCATCACGGGTTTCGGGCGCGTCGAGGGGCGCACCGTGGGCTTCGTGGCCAACCAGCCGATGGTGCTGGCGGGGGTGCTCGACTCGGATGCCTCGCGCAAGGCCGCGCGCTTCGTGCGCTTCTGCGATGCCTTCAACATCCCAATCGTCACCTTCGAGGACGTGCCGGGCTTTCTGCCCGGCACCGCACAGGAATACGGCGGCCTCATCAAGCACGGCGCCAAGCTGCTCTTCGCCTATTCGGAGGCCACCGTGCCGCTCGTCACCGTCATCACGCGAAAAGCCTTCGGCGGCGCCTACGACGTGATGGCGTCGAAGCATATCGGCGGCGACATCAACTACGCTTGGCCGACGGCGCAGATCGCCGTGATGGGAGCCAAGGGCGCGGTGGAGATCATCTTCCGCCAGGATCTCGGCGACCAGGACAAGATCGCGGCCCGCACCAAGGAATACGAGGACCGCTTCATGTCGCCCTTCGTGGCGGCCGAGCGGGGCTACATCGACGAGGTGATCATGCCCCATTCCACGCGGCGCCGGATCGCCCGAGCGCTGGCGATGCTCCGCCACAAGGAGAGCGAGCGCCCCTGGAAGAAGCACGACAATATTCCGTTGTAATGGCAGGTGAGGGCCACGACGGCCCTCACGATACTTCAGGCGACATCTATCCCACATCTCACATGCCCGCAGCGCCTGATCCATGTCACGCGCGATGCTCTGTCACGCTTGTCTCGCCAAGCTTGATTTGAGATACCGCCTCGAGGGCCGAATCCGTCTCGAAAAATTGATGTCGATCATCGGATCCCGCTGCCGTTGCCCGGCATTCTGACGTTATCCGAAAAACCACGAGGGTTGGGAATGCACGCCTTGAGAGGCCGCAACACGGTGATCGATTTCTGGCGTGGGCTCGTCCTCGTCATCATTTTCGTCAATCATGTTCCGGGCAATATTCTCGAGCATCTGACCCCCCGCAACTACGGCTTCTCCGACGCCGCGGAGGCGTTCGTCTTCATTTCCGGCTTGTCGGTTGCCCTCGTGTATTATCCGAAGCTGGCACAGAGCGGCATTATTGGTGTCGTCAGGCGGTGTGTCCGACGATCGTTCGAGCTCTATCGCATGCACCTCGTCATGACCGGTGTGGCCGTGGCGTTGTTCTCCGTCGGGTATGTGCTCAGCGACGATGTCGGCATGCTCGAGGCTCACGGCCGCGGCGCCGTGTTCGACGATACGGCGCGCGGTATCACGGGCGTGCTCCTTCTCGGCCATCAGTTAGGCTACTTCAACATCCTTCCCCTCTACATCGCCCTCATGCTCTGGGCGCCGGTGGTCATGGTCCTGATGCGGATGAACATCGTCCTGGCCGCCGCCGTGTCGATCGGATTCTACGCGCTCGCACGTGCCGATATCCTCGCCATCCCGAGTTGGCCCGAGCCGGGGAGATGGTTCTTCAATCCTTTTGCCTGGCAGCTCCTGTTCACCATGGGGATCGTCACGGGTGCCTGGCTGTCGGAGCAGGGCGTACCCTATTGGCGCCCGGCCTTCCTGGGCGCCGTCGCGTTCCTGGCCGCTTCGCTGATCACCATGACGAACGCGTTCGGACTGGCTCCGAACCTGCTCTGGAGCGCCTTTGTCAATATCGACATCATCAAGAGCGATCTTGGTCTCGGCCGCCTGGTCCACTTCCTGGCCCTGGCCTATGTGGTGACGCAACTTCGCTTCGGCGAGGCGCTGCAGGACACGGCCTTCGGCGTCGAGATGAGGCGTCTCGGGCGCAACGCCCTACCGGTTTTCGCCGTCGGGTCCATCCTGAGCGCCCTCGGAGAGGTCACGATGACGCTTGCGGCGGTGAAGTCGTCCGCTAGTCCGCACGTCGTCGGCATGGTATTCACCGTGTTCGGCATCCTCGGACTCCTCCTGCTGGCACGATATCTCGAATGGAAAAAGAAGGGCTCGCCCGTTCCCAGACAGGAGCGGACCGGAGAAGCCGGCCTCCTCCCGGCCGCGTCCGGACGGCTGCCGCAGTAGCGTCGTTTCTCCTCGCCGGCTGGGGCGCTCCCGCCCTGGCGGAGGATCCCGGGTGCCACGCTCACCAGCCGATCGTCTCCATCAGGACCGGGGTTGCCCGTCTCGCCGCCAGGCTCCGGCACCATGATCCCGTCCGGATCCTGGCGATCGGGTCCTCCTCCACCCAGGGGATCGGGGCGTCCTCGCCGGCATTTTCGTATCCGGCTCAGCTCGAGGCGGATCTCGGCCGAATCTGGAATCACTCCGTCCATGTGGAAAATGCCGGGAAGGCAGGCGAGACGATTTCCGAGACCGTCGGACGTCTCGAAGCGGCTCTCGGGTCGACCGAGCCTGATCTCGTCATCTGGCAGGTTGGGACCAA is part of the Microvirga terrae genome and encodes:
- a CDS encoding OpgC family protein translates to MHALRGRNTVIDFWRGLVLVIIFVNHVPGNILEHLTPRNYGFSDAAEAFVFISGLSVALVYYPKLAQSGIIGVVRRCVRRSFELYRMHLVMTGVAVALFSVGYVLSDDVGMLEAHGRGAVFDDTARGITGVLLLGHQLGYFNILPLYIALMLWAPVVMVLMRMNIVLAAAVSIGFYALARADILAIPSWPEPGRWFFNPFAWQLLFTMGIVTGAWLSEQGVPYWRPAFLGAVAFLAASLITMTNAFGLAPNLLWSAFVNIDIIKSDLGLGRLVHFLALAYVVTQLRFGEALQDTAFGVEMRRLGRNALPVFAVGSILSALGEVTMTLAAVKSSASPHVVGMVFTVFGILGLLLLARYLEWKKKGSPVPRQERTGEAGLLPAASGRLPQ
- a CDS encoding 5' nucleotidase, NT5C type; this translates as MPTVFLDCDGVLADFDEGAARVFGMPPAEYERRFGLKRFWSGLAATPDFFNTLEPLPDAMELFDAVRHLDPVILTGLPRGNWAEPQKRRWAERFFPGTKVITTTAALKREHCHPGDALVDDREKYRHLWEGAGGIFIHHRNAAASTRLLREHGFI
- a CDS encoding HAD-IA family hydrolase, giving the protein MKLVLFDVDGTLVDSQDIIVAAQRMAFAAHGLEPPSRERSLSIVGLSLAEAFTVLVGSKGPVDGLVAAYKDAFLTLRQDPANAEPIFPGVDHCLEWLRRRGDVLLGIATGKSRRGVAHLLTRQGWQDVFSVIQTADDAPSKPHPGMILQATREVGAEPHDTVMVGDSSFDMAMARAAGVLPVGVSWGFQTVAALTEAGAGPIVHSFQELETALQEFLDAPSPISA
- a CDS encoding GNAT family N-acetyltransferase, which encodes MLHIEPVTLSTDLLTLRPLSLTDVPALGMAAADGELWDKKTTTVPRPEGFDAYVQKALELQAAGLALPFATVVNDGTRLVGSTRYMNIDAANHRVEIGTTWIARSWQRTFVNTHAKFLMLRHAFEVLDCLAVEIRTHARNDQSRAAIERLGARLDGILRQHMIMPDGHIRDTAVYSIVRDEWPAVKAGLERKMASA
- a CDS encoding GNAT family N-acetyltransferase, yielding MSSNVRDNADRRRFELEQNGHIAFANYERRGSDLVIRHVEAAVPLRGTGAAGELMRGVAEIARSEGRTITPLCGYAWAWIRRHKEYADLLN
- the ftsH gene encoding ATP-dependent zinc metalloprotease FtsH, which encodes MAVFAAVLALVIAAAVFIGPRLLAEPPVEISYSEFTRDLAAKKVQKVLIESGGLSVSTSDRNVFVRMPNGLVSADYIERVTASGAEVDFKKPGFDAAHLASILVPLVLVAAVLVMLAIQTDFKPTSRWPRVIRSLPNRFDDVAGQEEAKAELQEVIAFLRDSEAFTKVGARIPRGLLMVGPPGTGKTLIAKALAGEAGVSFMAVSGSDFSAPLIGIAKSRVAKLFEQARKKAPCLIFIDEIDAIGRKRGGGGSAADREFESTLNQLLVEMDGFNTTAGVIVIGATNRVDVLDPALLRPGRFDRQVHIGLPDIGGREAILNVHARNVKLAEGVSLASIAKGTPGFSGADLGNLLNEAAIFAAREGVEEVTRDHLEAARNKIIMGLERRSLVISDEERRLVAVHEAGHALCACLLPASDKVHSATIIPHGQALGLVMRLPDHDRFCIPVEKLEADLIVAMGGRAAEEIVFGAKRVTTGAASDIAHATNIVTKMVTEWGMSPAIGMVRVARSGDSLPREVEQEIRRIIDEMYAAAKTCIEDNRDALDALTQALLEHETIEGDEVREIVAKLETRLAA
- a CDS encoding sensor histidine kinase, which gives rise to MITVEPMDRDALLHRLAELERENRELRAQLQTSRSSVGARSDSAHGRSTESTEWPPHVSEQKLRQIADHLPALVAYVDADQRYRFNNRAYEIWIGRTPESLYGLHLWEAVGTPAYERTRPYIEAALAGERTGHEWWAPFRTGMRYVKSDYIPDFDEDGRVIGFYVLAADLSEMKRSQAALAESEARLRLAIDAGRMAVWEVETATDSVTASPELKRLFGLPSDAVLTTEELRAHYCPGERERLRAIAREAMARGDRHMETELRITWPDGSLHWLLLRAEMQDFKDGLPARTLGVALDVTEMKRAEEHQQLLINELNHRVKNTLATVQSIASQSLRNAETASEARDAVEGRLFALSRAHDVLTRENWDGAYLREVVQEAIAPFQADGHGRFDLHGRDVRLPPRIALAVAMALQELGTNAVKYGALSDSTGRVAITWSLREQADGTRLELTWRETDGPRVVEPSRRGFGTRLIERSLAQELHGDVAITFAPTGVVCTIHAPLQEDGAMKQDLARISG
- a CDS encoding IS110 family transposase, yielding MDHPIPQTAGIDIAKDQLDVCLCPDGATRHFPNDAKGHRALIAWLAAYAIQRVVFEPTGAYHRGLERSLASAGLPLAKINPRHARRFAEALGQLAKTDRLDAALLARFGALLEPPTRPVLSPTLDAMKELVVARQALIKDRTAALNRQKVVRSPLLRRQLDQRLRQIVRHLAAVDAQLLSLCQADADLAPRLAILMSIPGIAQATAVSLLVEMPELGSLDQSQVASLAGLAPVARDSGTSRGRRTIRGGRAHLRQALYMPALVAARFNPDLKAKYQALLAAGKPAKVALTAIMRKLIILANALLRDQRNWSPKPA
- a CDS encoding acyl-CoA carboxylase subunit beta, which translates into the protein MKDMLERLEERRAQARLGGGAKRIEAQHGRGKLTARERIELLLDKGSFEEFDMFVEHRSTDFGMENVKIPGDGVVTGWGTVNGRTIFVFAKDFTVFGGSLSEAHAQKIIKIQDMALKMRAPIVGLFDAGGARIQEGVAALGGYGEVFKRNVIASGVIPQISVIMGPCAGGDVYSPAMTDFIFMVRDRSYMFVTGPDVVKTVTNETVTSEELGGAKVHTTKSSVADGAYDNDVEALLQVRRLIDFLPANNQDGVPEIPSFDDPNRTDDSLDTLIPDNPNKPYDMKELILKVVDEGDFFEIQESFARNIITGFGRVEGRTVGFVANQPMVLAGVLDSDASRKAARFVRFCDAFNIPIVTFEDVPGFLPGTAQEYGGLIKHGAKLLFAYSEATVPLVTVITRKAFGGAYDVMASKHIGGDINYAWPTAQIAVMGAKGAVEIIFRQDLGDQDKIAARTKEYEDRFMSPFVAAERGYIDEVIMPHSTRRRIARALAMLRHKESERPWKKHDNIPL
- a CDS encoding SGNH/GDSL hydrolase family protein, whose protein sequence is MEKEGLARSQTGADRRSRPPPGRVRTAAAVASFLLAGWGAPALAEDPGCHAHQPIVSIRTGVARLAARLRHHDPVRILAIGSSSTQGIGASSPAFSYPAQLEADLGRIWNHSVHVENAGKAGETISETVGRLEAALGSTEPDLVIWQVGTNDAVNGGDEVQFSALLKRGIDAARALGVDVLLVDQQYYPAITDLVRYERFVNLVGTTASAEQVSVFSRYKLMKTWSEQAPEVLVSMLSGDGFHLGDRGYDCMAQLIAGSLQALAAPASASSGSTVAAAVRP
- a CDS encoding ATP12 family chaperone protein; this translates as MPMTDPRDWFPSEEEPNPMRAAQAGMKPTLPKRFYKEAGVEERDGLFHLTLDGRTAKTPSKQALAVPTRELAEAIAAEWQGQGDEIDPSTMPITRIVNSAIDGVAPRHTEVVEDLVRYAGSDLVYYRAGEPERLANAQDEAWSPVLDWARDAHGARFTLGEGVMHVAQPDEAVTAIRGAVEQIRSPFALAALHVMTTLSGSVLIALAHAARQLDLDQAWAAAHVDELYQESIWGEDYEAMERRRRREADFRAASTVYRLATPS